Proteins encoded together in one Actinomycetota bacterium window:
- a CDS encoding phosphoribosylaminoimidazolesuccinocarboxamide synthase, which produces MKTIGNIEIKGVKKLKTGKVREVFEAGENLLIVTTDRISAFDYILPSLIPYKGILLNQISLFWFNYLNKKTENHIVESDFDKFPEEFKNYEEILRGRSAIVKKLDIIPLECIVRGYITGSAWNEYLETGRVGDEVLPSGLEFCAKFPEPIFTPTTKESEGHDMPLSFREAESRFGKELMEMIKNKSIDIYKSASEHALNKGIIIADTKFEFGILNGSIILADEVLTPDSSRFWFKDDYKVGKSQKSFDKQFLRDYLMSSSWDRNSAPPELPEEIILKTSDRYITAYENLVGKKFNAVI; this is translated from the coding sequence ATGAAAACGATAGGCAATATTGAAATAAAAGGAGTAAAAAAATTAAAAACAGGGAAAGTCAGGGAAGTATTTGAAGCGGGAGAAAATCTTCTGATCGTAACCACGGACAGAATATCGGCTTTTGATTATATCCTTCCGTCCCTTATACCTTATAAGGGCATACTTTTAAACCAGATTTCCTTATTCTGGTTTAATTACCTGAATAAAAAAACGGAAAATCATATAGTTGAGTCAGATTTTGACAAGTTTCCTGAGGAGTTTAAGAATTATGAAGAAATACTCAGAGGCAGGTCGGCAATAGTAAAAAAACTTGATATTATTCCTTTGGAATGCATAGTCAGAGGATATATCACAGGCTCTGCATGGAATGAATATCTTGAAACCGGCAGGGTAGGCGATGAGGTTCTTCCTTCAGGTCTTGAATTCTGCGCAAAATTTCCGGAACCTATCTTTACTCCCACCACAAAAGAGTCAGAAGGTCATGATATGCCGCTTAGTTTCAGGGAAGCGGAATCCAGGTTTGGAAAAGAATTAATGGAAATGATTAAAAATAAAAGCATAGATATTTATAAGAGTGCCTCGGAGCATGCATTAAATAAAGGGATAATTATTGCAGACACAAAATTTGAATTTGGAATATTGAACGGGAGCATTATTCTTGCCGATGAAGTCCTTACTCCCGATTCCTCAAGATTCTGGTTTAAAGATGACTATAAAGTCGGAAAATCCCAGAAAAGTTTTGACAAGCAGTTTTTAAGGGATTATCTTATGTCATCCAGCTGGGACAGAAATTCAGCGCCACCTGAATTACCTGAGGAGATAATCTTAAAAACTTCTGATAGATATATTACAGCATATGAAAATCTGGTTGGTAAAAAATTTAATGCCGTTATTTAA